The sequence ACCAATACCGAAAACACGGTTTCATACAACGGATTGCCCGGGCTCAGCGCCTGGGTCAGATCCTGCAGCCAGCGCGACTGCTGGCCAGTGCTGAACCAGCTCACCGCGGTCGCCGGGAACATCAGCAGACTGGAAGCGAAGATCGGCGGAATCACGCCCGACATGTTGATCTTCAGCGGCAGGTTGGAACTCTGGTTCATGTAGGCCTTCTGCCCACCAGAACGCCGCGCGTAGTTCACCGTGATGCGCCGCTGGGCGCGCTCCATGAACACCACGAAGGCAGTCACCAGCAGCGCCAGGCCAAACACCATCAGCAACTTGATCAGCGACAATTCACCGTTGCTGGCCATGCCCAGAGTGTGCACCACCGCCCCCGGCAGACCGGCGACGATACCGGCGAAGATCAGCAGCGAGATGCCGTTGCCGATGCCGCGCTCGGTCATCTGCTCGCCCAGCCACATCAGGAACATGGTGCCGGCGGTAAGCCCGACCACGGAGGAGAAGACGAAGCCGAAGCCCGGCGTATAGACCACCGGTGCACCACCGGCAGCCACCTGCCCCTGCAACGCCACCGCAATGCCGAACGACTGGAACGCCGCCAAAGCCACCGTGGCATAGCGCGTATACATCGTCATCTTGCGCTTGCCGGCCTCGCCTTCCTTGCGCAGGCTCTGCAGACTCGGCACCACCGCGCCCATCATCTGGAACACGATCGATGCCGAGATGTACGGGATCACGCCCAGCGCGAATACCGAGAAGCGCGCCAGCGCACCACCCGAGAACATGTTGAACATGTCCATCAGGCCGTTGCCGTTGACCAGGTTGGTCATCGCCTCCGGATTGACGCCCGGAACCGGAATGAACGAACCGAGCCGGAACACCACCAGCGCACCGATCACGAAGAAGATGCGTTGGCGAAGCTCCGTCAGCTTGCCGAGCTTGCCGAGTGCATTGCCCTTGGCTGCTGCCACCTGATTACTCCACGCTGCCGCCGGCAGCCTCGATGGCTGCCTTGGCGCCGGCGGTAGCCAGCAGACCGGACAACTTCACCGCGCGACCGATTTCACCCTTGAGGACAACCTTGACCTTCTTCGCGCGGCTGTTGATCAGGCCAGCCTGATGCAGCGCCACGACGTCGATCACGTCACCCTTGAGCTGGGCCAGCTGATACAGGAACACTTCCTGGCTCTCGGCCTGCTTCTTCGAGCGGAAACCGATCTTCGGCATCCGGCGATTCAGCGGCATCTGGCCGCCCTCGAAGCCGTACTTGTGGGTACCACCCGCGCGGGCATGCTGACCTTTGTGGCCGCGACCGGCAGTCTTGCCCATGCCCGAACCGATACCGCGACCGACGCGTAGACGCGTCTTGTGCGAACCGGCGGCCGGCTTGATGTCATTCAGACGCATGATGCTTACTCCTCGACCCGGACCAGGTAATAGACCGTGTTGATCAGGCCACGCACCTGCGGGCTGTCCTTCAGTTCACGGACGTCGTTGATCTTGCC is a genomic window of Rhodanobacter thiooxydans containing:
- the secY gene encoding preprotein translocase subunit SecY → MAAAKGNALGKLGKLTELRQRIFFVIGALVVFRLGSFIPVPGVNPEAMTNLVNGNGLMDMFNMFSGGALARFSVFALGVIPYISASIVFQMMGAVVPSLQSLRKEGEAGKRKMTMYTRYATVALAAFQSFGIAVALQGQVAAGGAPVVYTPGFGFVFSSVVGLTAGTMFLMWLGEQMTERGIGNGISLLIFAGIVAGLPGAVVHTLGMASNGELSLIKLLMVFGLALLVTAFVVFMERAQRRITVNYARRSGGQKAYMNQSSNLPLKINMSGVIPPIFASSLLMFPATAVSWFSTGQQSRWLQDLTQALSPGNPLYETVFSVLVIGFAFFYTAIVFNADETADNLKRSGALIPGIRPGKATASYIDAVMTRLTGVGALYLVLVCLVPSFMQSAWHVPFYFGGTSLLIVVVVVMDFTAQVQAHLVSHQYESLLKKANLRRN
- the rplO gene encoding 50S ribosomal protein L15, whose protein sequence is MRLNDIKPAAGSHKTRLRVGRGIGSGMGKTAGRGHKGQHARAGGTHKYGFEGGQMPLNRRMPKIGFRSKKQAESQEVFLYQLAQLKGDVIDVVALHQAGLINSRAKKVKVVLKGEIGRAVKLSGLLATAGAKAAIEAAGGSVE